The genomic stretch TAATGGAAAGTAACAGGGCTTGGGTGAATTCCCCAGCCCTttcccaccctccagcctccaTCCCAAAACACACGCAGAACCAGAACTCAAATTTGCATCATAAATTTTATTCCCGATGCGGGACAGATTACTTCCATCCCCAAAATGAATCACATGCTATCCTGGAGAGATCGAGGAGCTTCTCCCACCATCTCCAGGGAAGAAGTGAGAAAGgcaggtgctggggagagggaaggctTTGCAGTTCCCCAGCCTACTTATCCCCCCCTTCTCAACAGAGGATAGCTGCTCCCCAGTATTCTTCTCATCCACtcatcccttaaaaaaaaaagtctattaaaaacaaaacaaaaataacatctcAAGTATGGGAGGGAGGGGTCCTGGGCTGTGACTTGAGGTTAAGGGCCACCAATGGAAGGGGGAGCGAGGAGGAGGAGCCATCACTGTTTCTGCTGTAGGGCCTCCTTCCTTGCTGCATCCTGTAGCAACTGTGTGTCGACCTCATCTGCTGGCAACTGCACATAGCGGACCACTGAGCCGCGGATGAAGCAGTTCTTCACTGATAACTagacagagagacacaaatgTGAAAACATCCTTAAAAATGTCCTCTGTCCACCCAGGAGCCTTCTGCCTTTAAAGGTgtttcctcctctccaccctAGCCCCCCAACTTACCATGTGAGGGTATTTCTCAGGGTCTGTGACACTGATGTCAGTTAGTTTGATGTTGagatactaaaaaaaagaagaacaccATCACTAGACCTACAGACAAGACGCAATCACCCAACCCTCTCCTTCCCCAAGACCTGGTTCAGGGCCCCGTCTATGTCTCACCTGATCCACAGAATGGAGGGTGCCACAGATGCTGtcggggcagagggagggaaaagtcAAATTAGTTTACTTCAAAGTCAACATAGAGGTGGCTTCGAAGCAGGGATAGGAACACAGCTGGGGGAAGTCAAGGACTTGCGGAGGCCAATGAAACCAAAAGGGGGCACTCCTAAGCCCTGAAGCAGGAAAGACTGCTTCCAGAGCGCTGCGTTACTTTAGACCTCACATCTCCTCTCCCTAGACCAACCCACTCCTCACAGCCACCATGAAACTGCTATGGCTAGACCTGTATTCTATCTTTATTCCACACAGAACTTGTAACTTTTACAGCGACTTTCTAATCTTTTAGCTACTTTACAAAGTAGCTATTACCAtccaggggctcagagaggttgtgtaaTTTGTCCAAGTTTAGAATAA from Equus przewalskii isolate Varuska chromosome 19, EquPr2, whole genome shotgun sequence encodes the following:
- the LSM2 gene encoding U6 snRNA-associated Sm-like protein LSm2; translation: MLFYSFFKSLVGKDVVVELKNDLSICGTLHSVDQYLNIKLTDISVTDPEKYPHMLSVKNCFIRGSVVRYVQLPADEVDTQLLQDAARKEALQQKQ